A stretch of DNA from Kiloniellales bacterium:
GCCGTCAAGGACTACCTGATCGCCCTCGGCATCAACGCCGGACGCCTGACCACAATCAGCTACGGTGAAGAGCGGCCGGCGGTTCCGGGTTCCTACGAGGAGGCCTGGGCGCAGAACCGGCGTTCGCAGTTTGTCGTCAACTGATAGGCTGCCGACGACGAAAGCTGACGCTGAGTGCCACCCTGCCGGCTCGATCGCCCGTCGATGAGCCGCAGGGTGGCCTCTTGCGTTTTGGGGCCTTGCGTTGCAAGTGCTTGCATCGAGGCGCGGATGCCACAATTTTGCCCACAACCCCGGCTAGATTTGGCACTCCCTTGAAAGGCGACGATGGATCGAACAGCGACGATGCCCGAGATGCCTGAGCCCAGATTGCCCCGTCCCCAAGCGATCGGAGCCCGCCTGCGCCCCGCCCTGGCCATGCCCCTGCTGGCTGCGACGGTGCTCCTGGCGGTCGGCAGTTCCGGTGCCGTGGCGCAAAGCAGCGACCTGCAGAACCTGATCCAGCGGGTCGACCGGCTGCAGCGCGAGATCTCGACCTTGCAGCGGCAGGTCTATGCCGGGGGCGAGGTTCCGCAGCCGGCGCCGGGTGCCGGCGCGGCGATCGCGCCCGGCGAGGACGTCAAGCCGGTCGTCGCCGCCCGGCTGCATACCCGCATCAACGAACTCGAGAACCAGCTGCGGAACCTGACCGGACAGATTGAGCAGGCCAACTTTGAGGTCAGCCAGGTGGCGGCGCGCCTCGACAAGCTTGTCGGCGACGTCGACTTCCGCTTGCGGGAACTGGAAGCCCGCCTGGGCGGCGGCTTCCCGGCGGAAGGCGGCCAGGGCGGCCCGGCCCTGGGGGCGGCCCCGGCCGGTCAGCCCGGCGGCCTGGCAGCCGCGGACCCGGCAACCCCGCAGGTCCTGGGCGAGGTGCCGCGTGCTCAGGTCGAGGCGCTGCGTTCGGGCCAGGGCCAGGGCCAAGGACAGCCGACCTCGCTGGCGCCGCAGACCGGGTCGGTCGCGGCGGCAGCGCCGGCGCCGAGCGGCGGCGGCCTGCCCGGCAGCTCGGTCAAGGCCGACTACGACTACGCCTTCGGCTTGCTGCGCCAGGCCAACTACGTCGAGGCCGAGTCGGCGCTGAAGGACTTCCTGGAGCAGCACGCCGACGATCCTCTGGCCGGCAACGCCAAGTACTGGCTCGGCGAGA
This window harbors:
- the ybgF gene encoding tol-pal system protein YbgF — its product is MPEPRLPRPQAIGARLRPALAMPLLAATVLLAVGSSGAVAQSSDLQNLIQRVDRLQREISTLQRQVYAGGEVPQPAPGAGAAIAPGEDVKPVVAARLHTRINELENQLRNLTGQIEQANFEVSQVAARLDKLVGDVDFRLRELEARLGGGFPAEGGQGGPALGAAPAGQPGGLAAADPATPQVLGEVPRAQVEALRSGQGQGQGQPTSLAPQTGSVAAAAPAPSGGGLPGSSVKADYDYAFGLLRQANYVEAESALKDFLEQHADDPLAGNAKYWLGETYYVRGDFRQAAVTFAEGFQRYPESTKAADNLLKLGMSLAQLNKKDDSCGAFSELLKRYPDASGSVLQRASLERERLGCK